Proteins encoded within one genomic window of Ranitomeya variabilis isolate aRanVar5 chromosome 4, aRanVar5.hap1, whole genome shotgun sequence:
- the MUL1 gene encoding mitochondrial ubiquitin ligase activator of NFKB 1: protein MEGSGRPSLGHILLLASSSAITAIFYSVYRQKSRRVQTLKGAKKISLDDDLQKVLLDLPGKCVPYAVIEGVVRSVKDSLHSQFVENCSGVIHRLSLKEHKMVWNGTTHLWSDQEKVIHQRTNSVPFDLTRDDSDPPGLSVRVIRPLDAAELDLETVYEKFHPAAQSFTNILGHFITGERPKGIQETEEMLKLGATVTGVGELVLDHNMVKLQPPKAGTPFYLSRLDFESLVQRQESQVRLWRVLAMICGVATCVTLFFILRRQYRQHKERQRLRQLQREFEEASARLEEGDEEEEAARRACTICLSSQKACVFLECGHVCSCYQCYQALPQPKKCPICRNSISRMVPLYNS, encoded by the exons ATGGAGGGCAGCGGGCGGCCGTCCCTCGGACACATCCTCCTCTTGGCCTCCAGCTCCGCCATCACCGCCATCTTCTACTCCGTCTACCGCCAGAAATCTCGCCGGGTGCAGACGCTGAAG GGGGCGAAGAAAATCTCTCTGGACGACGATTTACAGAAAGTCCTCCTGGATCTGCCCGGAAAGTGCGTCCCCTACGCGGTAATCGAAG GGGTCGTCCGCTCGGTGAAGGATTCTCTGCACAGTCAGTTTGTGGAGAACTGCAGTGGCGTCATCCACAGACTCTCCTTAAAGGAGCACAAGATGGTGTGGAACGGGACCACCCACCTCTG GAGCGACCAGGAGAAAGTCATCCACCAGAGAACCAACTCCGTGCCCTTCGACCTGACACGAGACGACAGCGACCCCCCCGGCCTGTCCGTCCGCGTCATCAGACCCCTGGACGCGGCTGAGCTGGACCTGGAGACGGTGTATGAGAAGTTCCACCCCGCAGCGCAGTCCTTCACCAACATCCTGGGGCACTTCATCACCGGcgagaggccgaagggcatccagGAGACGGAGGAGATGCTGAAGCTTGGCGCCACCGTGACGGGCGTGGGCGAGCTGGTCCTGGACCACAACATGGTGAAGCTGCAGCCGCCCAAGGCTGGGACGCCCTTCTACCTCAGCCGCCTGGACTTTGAGTCCTTGGTGCAGCGCCAGGAGTCCCAGGTCCGGCTCTGGAGGGTCCTGGCCATGATTTGTGGGGTGGCCACGTGCGTCACCCTCTTCTTCATCCTGCGGCGCCAGTACCGGCAGCACAAGGAGCGTCAGCGGCTCCGACAGCTACAGAGGGAGTTCGAAGAGGCCAGCGCCCGGCTAGAGGAaggggacgaggaggaggaggccgCGCGCCGCGCCTGCACCATCTGCCTCAGCAGCCAGAAGGCCTGCGTCTTCCTGGAGTGCGGCCACGTCTGCTCCTGCTACCAATGCTACCAGGCCCTGCCCCAGCCCAAAAAGTGCCCCATCTGCAGGAACAGCATCTCCAGAATGGTGCCCTTGTATAACAGCTAg
- the LOC143770565 gene encoding trypsin-3-like — protein MDGHKLRLLLLLQLSTLIGGGKKAMPRIIGGYSVSPYSTRYLVSLRRNTGLHFCGGSLVSRFWVLTAAHCKIEQNQMVLVAGEYSLSIFEGTEQIFRPVRLVCHPDYSSSSKNADIMLIKLNRAAVYNSFVSIVPLPAQGVSPSEGRLCQVSGWGYTSAVSGKASDTLRSVKLPIVPVRLCNSSASYSGHITRNMICAGYNNGGKDSCQGDSGGPLVCDGRVFGIVSWGHSCANPKYPGVYTAVAKFQKWVYRTIF, from the exons ATGGATGGTCACAAGCTGCGGCTCCTGCTCCTCCTGCAACTTTCTACACTGATCG GTGGGGGGAAGAAGGCCATGCCCCGCATTATCGGGGGGTATTCGGTGTCGCCGTACTCCACGCGGTACCTGGTGTCTCTGAGGAGGAATACTGGGCTCCACTTCTGCGGGGGGTCGCTGGTCAGCAGGTTCTGGGTCCTCACCGCCGCCCACTGCAAGATCGA ACAGAACCAGATGGTGCTCGTCGCTGGGGAATATTCCTTGTCCATCTTCGAAGGGACAGAGCAGATTTTCCGGCCCGTGAGGCTCGTGTGTCACCCTGACTACAGCTCGTCCTCCAAGAacgccgacatcatgctgattaag CTGAATCGTGCGGCGGTGTATAACTCCTTTGTGTCCATAGTGCCTCTCCCAGCACAGGGGGTCTCGCCCAGTGAGGGTCGCCTGTGTCAGGTGTCGGGCTGGGGTTACACCAGTGCAGTCAGCGGCAAAGCTTCCGACACTCTGCGCAGCGTCAAGCTGCCCATCGTCCCCGTGCGACTGTGTAACAGCTCCGCCTCGTACTCCGGACACATCACCAGGAACATGATCTGTGCCGGCTACAACAACGGGGGCAAAGACTCCTGCCAG GGCGACTCCGGAGGGCCCCTGGTCTGTGACGGGCGAGTGTTCGGCATTGTATCCTGGGGTCACAGCTGTGCGAACCCCAAGTATCCTGGGGTGTACACGGCCGTGGCCAAGTTCCAGAAGTGGGTTTACAGGACAATATTTTGA
- the FAM43B gene encoding protein FAM43B: MLPWKKSKFVLVKKDKKGKGVSSSSLLSSFLHSCPDLLPLGRLGNVFSSRRQKVVLNREDPSYTVWYLGNAVTLQAKGEGCTVEAVNKIWQKSESGGCSTKMKLSLGSYGIRMSSSKRGSRKTVHAYLLHRIAYCAADACHPKVFSWVYRHQIKNKAVVLRCHAALVTKAEKAKAMEQTLCQTSMAAFNEFKRLKRQSDFRREQKALLGESAVPKIPLRKILNRTCSYNPPVERSRTVPRLSAILEEEEGSEEDWTDPQRVTLHQHLHCHRDIILELAQDLRRLSVQRALAQTLIYTPGTQLSDWKRPMRTIC, from the coding sequence ATGCTGCCCTGGAAGAAAAGCAAGTTTGTGCTGGTGAAGAAGGACAAGAAGGGGAAGGGGGTGAGTTCCTCTTCCCTGCTGTCCTCCTTCCTCCACTCCTGCCCTGACCTCCTGCCCTTGGGGCGCCTGGGCAATGTCTTCAGCAGCCGGAGGCAGAAGGTGGTCCTAAACCGAGAGGACCCATCATACACAGTGTGGTACCTGGGCAATGCCGTGACCCTCCAGGCCAAGGGAGAGGGCTGCACCGTGGAAGCGGTCAACAAGATCTGGCAGAAGAGCGAATCAGGGGGCTGCAGCACTAAGATGAAACTCTCTTTGGGGTCTTATGGCATCAGGATGAGCTCCTCCAAAAGGGGCTCCAGAAAAACTGTCCATGCCTACCTCTTGCACCGTATCGCCTACTGCGCAGCGGACGCCTGCCACCCCAAGGTCTTCTCCTGGGTCTACAGACACCAAATTAAGAACAAGGCGGTGGTCCTGAGATGCCACGCCGCCCTGGTCACCAAGGCGGAGAAGGCTAAAGCCATGGAGCAGACCCTGTGCCAGACCTCAATGGCCGCCTTCAACGAGTTCAAAAGGCTGAAGAGGCAAAGTGACTTTAGGAGAGAACAGAAGGCGCTTCTGGGGGAGTCGGCGGTCCCCAAAATCCCCCTGAGGAAGATCCTGAACAGGACCTGCTCCTATAACCCACCTGTGGAGAGGAGCAGGACTGTGCCCAGGCTGAGCGCAATACTAGAGGAGGAGGAGGGTAGTGAGGAGGACTGGACGGACCCCCAGAGGGTGACCCTCCATCAGCATCTACACTGTCACAGGGACATCATCCTGGAACTTGCCCAGGACCTCCGGAGACTCAGCGTCCAAAGAGCTTTGGCCCAAACCCTCATTTACACCCCTGGCACACAGCTGTCCGACTGGAAGCGCCCCATGAGGACTATCTGCTGA